In Amycolatopsis sp. EV170708-02-1, the following are encoded in one genomic region:
- a CDS encoding MCE family protein, translating to MSRRGLRKAGVRTAGVLFLVVMSALVLLSIKIYRKDFVDSVPVTLQADRVGNQLRTGGQVKARGVVVGEIREVRATPGGAEIDLAMEPGKVSQLPKNVSALLVPKTLFGERYVQLSIPDGTKAGPLSSGDVITQDRSANAIELERVFDNLLPLLKAVQPQKLATTLTTVATALEGRGDQIGDTLATAAAYLKEFNPNLPALNDNIRDLATVSKLYGDIAPDLLDALSASAVTLDTVKEKRAELASVYQQVTSSSQQVTTFLANNRANIIALAAESRAPLEVAAKYSPSFACTLDALAKLKPQMDKVLGAGTDEPGLHAEIVITQPRGKYVPGKDDPVYNATGEPRCYPSNGLMGQGIAASGEKTAALPGVQGDLGLPNSPQERELISTLLAPSMGVPTAEVPAWGSVLVGPLYRGTEVTLR from the coding sequence ATGAGCCGGCGCGGGCTGCGCAAAGCCGGGGTCAGGACGGCCGGGGTGCTGTTCCTCGTGGTGATGTCCGCTCTCGTGCTGCTGTCGATCAAGATCTACCGGAAGGATTTCGTCGACTCCGTGCCGGTGACACTGCAGGCGGACCGCGTCGGCAACCAGTTGCGCACCGGCGGGCAGGTCAAGGCACGCGGCGTGGTGGTCGGCGAGATCCGCGAAGTCCGCGCCACACCGGGCGGCGCGGAGATCGACCTGGCGATGGAGCCCGGGAAGGTCTCCCAGCTGCCGAAGAACGTGTCCGCGCTGCTCGTGCCGAAGACGCTGTTCGGTGAGCGGTACGTGCAACTGTCCATTCCGGACGGGACGAAGGCCGGACCGTTGAGTTCGGGCGACGTGATCACCCAGGACCGGTCGGCCAACGCGATCGAGCTGGAGCGCGTCTTCGACAACCTGTTGCCGCTGCTCAAGGCGGTGCAGCCGCAGAAGCTCGCGACCACGCTGACCACGGTCGCCACCGCGCTGGAAGGCCGCGGCGACCAGATCGGCGACACGCTCGCCACCGCGGCCGCGTACCTGAAGGAGTTCAACCCGAACCTCCCGGCGCTGAACGACAACATCCGCGACCTCGCCACGGTTTCGAAGCTGTACGGCGACATCGCGCCGGATCTGCTCGACGCGCTGAGCGCTTCGGCCGTCACGCTCGACACGGTCAAGGAGAAACGGGCCGAGCTGGCCTCGGTGTACCAGCAGGTGACGTCGTCGTCCCAGCAGGTCACGACATTCCTCGCCAACAACCGCGCCAACATCATCGCGCTCGCCGCCGAAAGCCGCGCGCCGCTGGAGGTCGCCGCGAAGTACTCGCCCAGTTTCGCCTGCACGCTCGACGCGCTCGCCAAGCTGAAGCCGCAGATGGACAAGGTGCTGGGCGCCGGAACCGACGAACCCGGCCTGCACGCGGAGATCGTCATCACCCAGCCTCGCGGCAAATACGTCCCCGGCAAGGACGATCCGGTCTACAACGCCACCGGTGAACCGCGCTGCTACCCGTCGAACGGCCTGATGGGCCAAGGGATCGCGGCGAGCGGCGAGAAGACCGCCGCGCTGCCGGGTGTGCAGGGCGACCTCGGCCTGCCGAACTCGCCGCAAGAACGGGAACTGATCTCCACGCTCCTCGCGCCGTCCATGGGCGTTCCGACGGCCGAGGTTCCCGCGTGGGGCAGCGTGCTCGTCGGCCCGCTCTACCGGGGCACGGAGGTGACCCTGCGATGA
- a CDS encoding MCE family protein: protein MRNFVSPLLKGLIFVVVTTLATVLLAVSITNTGLGDTRNYSAKFLDATSLNVGDDVRISGVRVGQIEALEIADHSLARVEFSLDSQRRLPADVTAVIKYRNMVGQRYIALERGKGSSDFLEPGAEIPLERTTPALDLTELFNGFKPLFQALSPKDVNQLSGEIVQVLQGEGGTVESLLAHTGSLTTTLAGRDKVIGEVITNLDTVLKSINGKGDALSTLVSTLKELVTGLAGDRTEIGEAVSGLAELTTATAGLLEQGRKPLKDSIEGLGLLSGQLTTDEGKAEVDNFLTVLPGKLNDLGRIGSYGSWMNFYLCSAVLKTTPPRGVPATAERCTS, encoded by the coding sequence ATGAGGAACTTCGTGAGTCCCCTGCTCAAGGGGCTGATCTTCGTCGTCGTCACGACGCTGGCGACGGTGCTGCTGGCGGTGTCCATCACGAACACCGGCCTCGGCGACACCAGGAACTACAGCGCCAAATTCCTCGACGCGACGTCGCTGAACGTCGGCGACGACGTCCGGATCTCCGGGGTGCGGGTCGGCCAGATCGAGGCACTCGAGATCGCCGACCACAGCCTCGCTCGCGTCGAATTCTCCCTCGACTCCCAGCGCAGGCTGCCCGCCGACGTCACCGCGGTGATCAAGTACCGCAACATGGTCGGCCAGCGCTACATCGCCCTCGAACGCGGCAAGGGCTCCAGCGACTTCCTGGAGCCCGGCGCGGAGATCCCGCTGGAGCGCACGACCCCCGCGCTGGATCTCACGGAACTGTTCAACGGCTTCAAACCGCTGTTCCAGGCGTTGTCCCCGAAGGACGTCAACCAGCTTTCCGGCGAGATCGTCCAGGTGCTGCAGGGCGAAGGCGGCACGGTGGAAAGCCTGCTGGCGCACACCGGTTCGCTGACCACCACGCTCGCCGGCCGCGACAAGGTGATCGGCGAGGTGATCACGAACCTGGACACGGTGCTGAAGAGCATCAACGGCAAGGGCGACGCGCTGTCCACTTTGGTCTCCACGCTGAAGGAACTGGTGACGGGCCTCGCCGGTGACCGCACCGAGATCGGGGAAGCCGTCTCGGGCCTCGCGGAACTCACCACGGCGACGGCCGGTCTGCTCGAACAGGGCAGGAAGCCGCTCAAGGACAGCATCGAAGGACTCGGCCTGCTCTCCGGCCAGCTGACGACCGACGAAGGCAAGGCCGAAGTCGACAACTTCCTCACCGTCCTCCCCGGGAAACTGAACGACCTGGGGCGGATCGGCTCCTACGGATCGTGGATGAACTTCTACCTGTGCTCGGCCGTCCTCAAGACCACGCCTCCCCGCGGGGTACCGGCGACGGCGGAGAGGTGCACGTCGTGA
- a CDS encoding MCE family protein, whose amino-acid sequence MKPFKERNPIVVGLVGSAVAAAVLTATLNYENLPIVGAGTTYQAEFSEAAGLQEDDEVRIAGIKVGEVSDVRLAEDHVVVSFRVKDAWVGDKTAAEIKIKTLLGRKFLALRPTGETVQNPKQVIPRTRTVTPYDVTEAFNGLADTAGAIDTDQLAESFTTLSDTFKNSPEHIKKALDGLTSLSKTVSSRDSELASLLSNAHGLTTTLANSNDDFAKLLSNGNLLLTELDNRRQAIHDLLTGSQQLASQLSGLVKDNKDQLGGALRKLGEVTDILQRQNDNLAKSLDLAAPYFRVVNNSLGNGRWVDSYLCGLVPENRDPCTPKIPGGRR is encoded by the coding sequence GTGAAACCCTTCAAGGAACGGAATCCGATAGTCGTCGGTCTCGTCGGCAGCGCCGTCGCAGCGGCGGTACTGACCGCGACGCTCAACTACGAGAACCTCCCGATCGTCGGCGCCGGGACCACGTACCAGGCCGAATTCTCCGAAGCGGCCGGCCTGCAGGAGGACGACGAGGTCCGCATCGCCGGGATCAAGGTCGGCGAGGTGAGCGACGTCCGGCTCGCCGAAGACCACGTGGTGGTCAGCTTCCGGGTCAAGGACGCCTGGGTCGGCGACAAGACCGCCGCCGAGATCAAGATCAAGACCCTGCTGGGCCGGAAGTTCCTCGCACTGCGCCCGACCGGCGAGACGGTGCAGAATCCGAAGCAGGTCATCCCGCGCACCAGGACCGTGACGCCCTACGACGTCACCGAGGCCTTCAACGGGCTGGCCGACACCGCGGGCGCCATCGACACCGATCAGCTCGCGGAGAGCTTCACGACGCTGTCCGACACGTTCAAGAACTCGCCCGAGCACATCAAGAAGGCGCTCGACGGGCTGACGTCCCTGTCGAAGACCGTGTCCTCCAGGGACAGTGAGCTCGCGAGCCTGCTATCCAACGCGCACGGCCTCACCACGACGCTCGCGAACTCGAACGACGACTTCGCCAAGCTCCTCTCGAACGGCAATCTCCTGCTGACCGAACTGGACAACCGCCGCCAGGCGATCCACGACCTGTTGACCGGCTCGCAGCAGCTCGCCTCCCAGCTTTCGGGGCTGGTGAAGGACAACAAGGACCAGCTCGGCGGAGCGCTCAGAAAGCTCGGAGAGGTGACCGACATCCTGCAGCGGCAGAACGACAATCTCGCCAAGAGCCTCGACCTCGCCGCGCCGTACTTCCGCGTGGTGAACAACTCGCTCGGCAACGGGCGCTGGGTCGACAGCTACCTGTGCGGCCTCGTCCCGGAGAACCGCGACCCCTGCACCCCGAAGATCCCGGGAGGCCGCCGGTGA
- a CDS encoding MCE family protein has protein sequence MIGRFVTLALVLALAVVGGLWWIFSGSGLDRVTVYFSRAVGVYSGSDVRVLGVRVGQVESVNPRGEQVEVVLTVDGATPIAADTNVLVVAPSVVADRYVQFTKLTRAGNRLDDGAVIPVERTGTPVELDQLYASLDTLAKALGPKGANADGALSELLRTGAKNLQGNGKSFNESVRNFADLARTLSGNSQNLFATVDELQRFTSMLATNDRNVSEVNRQLASVTGTLAANKDELARALNGLGGALAEIQQFIKENRALIKSNVDKLAATTGTLVDKRAALAETLDTIPLAVTNVLEAVDPKTGKLQSRGNMLEYAPLPLPVAGDTYTGGR, from the coding sequence GTGATCGGCAGATTCGTCACCCTCGCGCTCGTGCTCGCGCTGGCCGTCGTCGGCGGCCTCTGGTGGATCTTCTCCGGCAGCGGGCTCGACCGCGTCACGGTGTACTTCTCGCGCGCGGTCGGTGTCTACAGTGGATCGGACGTGCGCGTGCTCGGCGTCCGGGTCGGCCAGGTGGAATCGGTGAATCCACGCGGGGAACAGGTCGAGGTCGTGCTGACCGTCGACGGCGCGACGCCGATCGCCGCCGACACGAACGTCCTGGTCGTGGCGCCGAGCGTGGTGGCGGACCGGTACGTCCAGTTCACCAAGCTCACCCGTGCGGGGAACCGCCTGGACGACGGCGCGGTGATCCCGGTCGAGCGCACCGGCACCCCGGTGGAACTCGACCAGCTCTACGCCAGCCTCGACACGCTCGCCAAGGCGCTCGGCCCCAAGGGGGCGAACGCCGACGGCGCGCTTTCGGAGCTGCTGCGCACCGGCGCGAAGAACCTGCAGGGCAACGGCAAATCGTTCAACGAGTCGGTGCGCAACTTCGCCGACCTTGCCAGAACCCTGTCCGGGAACTCGCAGAACCTGTTCGCCACCGTCGACGAGCTGCAGCGGTTCACCTCGATGCTGGCGACCAACGACCGCAACGTCAGCGAGGTCAACAGGCAGCTCGCCTCGGTGACCGGGACGCTGGCCGCGAACAAGGACGAGCTCGCCCGCGCGCTCAACGGCCTCGGCGGCGCGCTCGCGGAGATCCAGCAGTTCATCAAGGAGAACCGCGCGCTGATCAAGTCCAATGTGGACAAGCTCGCGGCGACCACCGGGACGCTGGTCGACAAACGCGCCGCGCTGGCCGAGACCCTCGACACGATCCCGCTGGCGGTGACGAACGTGCTCGAAGCCGTGGACCCGAAGACCGGCAAGCTGCAGAGCCGCGGCAACATGCTCGAATACGCGCCGCTCCCGCTGCCCGTCGCCGGTGACACCTACACCGGGGGGCGTTGA
- a CDS encoding MCE family protein has protein sequence MATKRAIAALTACCLALTACSSDFKGVYDLPLPGGADIGDHPYRVTVQFADVLDLVPQAAVKVGDVPVGRVETIRLAEDGWTAETVLAVNGDVQLPANAIARLRQSSLLGEKFIELAPSAAKAEGRLGDGGVIPVASTNRNPEFEEIFGALSLLLNGGGIGQLQTINRELSKVMDGNEEEIRSFLSTVEKLVSNLDSHRSEITSALDGLNQLSATLANRKKQVEGALTDLTPGLQSLSDQRTQLVSMLQSLDRLSGVGVDVIKKSRADLVADLTALAPILKRLADAGESLPKSLEILPTFPFTDAVRDGIKGDYLNVYATMIPAPGVELPPPGEGVPPGLPTLPLPSSGGS, from the coding sequence ATGGCCACGAAACGGGCGATCGCCGCGCTCACCGCGTGCTGCCTCGCGCTCACCGCGTGTTCGTCGGATTTCAAGGGCGTCTACGACCTGCCGCTGCCCGGCGGCGCGGATATCGGCGACCATCCGTACCGGGTGACCGTGCAGTTCGCCGACGTGCTCGACCTGGTCCCGCAGGCCGCGGTGAAGGTCGGCGACGTCCCGGTCGGCCGGGTCGAGACGATCAGGCTCGCCGAAGACGGCTGGACGGCCGAGACCGTCCTCGCGGTCAACGGCGACGTCCAGCTGCCCGCCAACGCCATCGCGCGGCTGCGGCAGTCCAGCCTGCTCGGCGAGAAGTTCATCGAGCTCGCCCCCAGCGCGGCGAAGGCCGAGGGCAGGCTGGGCGACGGCGGCGTGATCCCCGTCGCGAGCACGAACCGCAACCCGGAGTTCGAAGAGATCTTCGGCGCGCTGTCCCTGCTGCTCAACGGCGGCGGGATCGGGCAGTTGCAGACCATCAACCGCGAGCTGTCGAAGGTGATGGACGGCAACGAGGAGGAGATCCGGTCCTTTCTGTCCACTGTGGAGAAGCTGGTGTCCAACCTGGACTCCCACCGCTCCGAGATCACCTCGGCGCTCGACGGGCTCAACCAGCTCTCGGCCACGCTGGCGAACCGGAAGAAGCAGGTCGAAGGCGCGCTCACCGATCTCACCCCCGGCCTGCAGAGCCTTTCCGATCAGCGCACGCAGCTGGTCTCGATGCTGCAGTCGCTGGACCGGCTCTCCGGGGTCGGCGTCGACGTGATCAAGAAGAGCCGCGCCGACCTCGTCGCGGACCTCACCGCGCTCGCGCCGATCCTGAAACGGCTGGCCGACGCCGGCGAGAGCCTGCCCAAATCGCTGGAGATCCTGCCGACGTTCCCGTTCACCGACGCCGTCCGCGACGGGATCAAGGGCGACTATCTGAACGTCTACGCCACGATGATCCCCGCACCGGGCGTCGAACTCCCGCCTCCTGGTGAAGGGGTCCCGCCGGGGCTCCCGACCCTTCCGCTGCCGTCCTCCGGAGGTAGCTGA
- a CDS encoding MCE family protein, which translates to MLTTRVRIQVIAFVILALATTAFVGASYAGLGRLFGASGYTVKLALTDGGGLFTNGEVTYRGVAVGRVGELRLTDGGMEADLLIDEDAPPIPANSRAVVANRSAVGEQFVDLQPRTGDGPFLAEGSVIPREATTVPLPVQNLLTDLDSLTASVPTEDLRTVVDELDNALRGSGANLQVLLDSTTDFTKQASDHLPQTEKLITDGSTVLKTQVDSSQAWRQFSGNAKQFAEQLSRSDGDLRRLIATAPDAATQLSGLLRDNEPGLPILLANLLTTSHVFSARTDGLRQLLINTPKAVSAVNAAVDEQSGKVGLVLTFFDPMPCTKGYEGTKVRTSAELSPLPFNTGAACTLERGNASSVRGSQNAPKGGVPPAAIPGGFGADGQPTSTSLEEMLWLRN; encoded by the coding sequence ATGCTCACCACCCGTGTCCGGATCCAGGTGATCGCGTTCGTCATCCTCGCCCTGGCGACGACGGCGTTCGTCGGGGCCAGCTACGCGGGGCTCGGCCGGCTCTTCGGGGCGAGCGGGTACACCGTGAAGCTCGCGCTGACCGACGGCGGGGGCCTGTTCACCAACGGCGAGGTGACCTATCGGGGCGTCGCCGTCGGCCGGGTCGGCGAACTGCGGCTCACCGACGGCGGGATGGAGGCGGATCTCCTGATCGACGAAGACGCGCCGCCGATCCCCGCGAACTCGCGGGCGGTCGTGGCGAACCGGTCCGCCGTCGGCGAGCAGTTCGTCGACCTGCAACCCCGGACCGGCGACGGACCGTTCCTCGCCGAGGGTTCGGTCATCCCGCGCGAGGCGACCACCGTGCCGCTGCCGGTGCAGAATCTGCTGACCGATCTGGACTCGCTGACCGCGTCCGTGCCGACCGAGGACCTGCGGACCGTGGTCGACGAACTCGACAACGCCCTGCGCGGCTCCGGCGCGAACCTGCAGGTGCTGCTGGATTCCACCACCGACTTCACGAAACAGGCGTCGGATCACCTGCCGCAGACGGAGAAGCTGATCACCGACGGCTCGACCGTGCTGAAGACCCAGGTCGACTCGTCGCAGGCCTGGCGGCAGTTCAGCGGCAACGCCAAGCAGTTCGCCGAGCAGCTGTCCCGTTCGGACGGTGACCTGCGGCGGCTGATCGCGACGGCGCCCGACGCGGCGACGCAGCTCTCCGGGCTGTTGCGCGACAACGAACCGGGTCTGCCGATCCTGCTGGCGAACCTGCTCACCACGTCGCACGTGTTCTCGGCACGCACCGACGGACTCCGGCAGCTGCTGATCAACACCCCGAAGGCGGTGTCCGCGGTGAACGCGGCCGTCGACGAGCAGTCCGGGAAGGTCGGGCTGGTCCTGACCTTCTTCGACCCGATGCCGTGCACCAAGGGCTACGAGGGCACGAAGGTCCGCACCAGCGCGGAGCTCTCACCGCTGCCGTTCAACACGGGTGCCGCGTGCACGCTCGAAAGGGGCAACGCGAGTTCGGTCCGCGGCTCGCAGAACGCGCCGAAGGGCGGCGTCCCGCCCGCCGCGATCCCCGGCGGCTTCGGCGCCGACGGCCAGCCGACGTCCACCAGCCTCGAGGAGATGTTGTGGCTCCGAAACTGA
- a CDS encoding DUF6801 domain-containing protein, which produces MSRRLGKLSAGVATTGIVLGAVAVLTAGTAAAATTYATGTVAYMCNFPGIGQQQLDVKANFVGPDSVASGGTATPSSVGGTATINATINALLNAANYDGVRGKANMPITATNATPTSATVTNLDVPTQINPYVPGPRSFNIVQDAGTSVPTLTAGVPGSGVISLGTTINAPLDFHKKDGTWTAWNFNCTVKNTNPAQNRAFSPAIPIT; this is translated from the coding sequence ATGTCCCGTAGACTTGGCAAGTTGTCGGCAGGCGTCGCCACCACCGGCATCGTGCTCGGCGCCGTCGCCGTGCTCACCGCCGGAACGGCCGCTGCCGCGACCACCTACGCGACCGGCACCGTCGCCTACATGTGCAACTTCCCCGGTATCGGCCAGCAGCAGCTGGACGTGAAGGCGAACTTCGTCGGGCCGGACTCGGTCGCCTCCGGCGGCACCGCCACTCCGTCGAGCGTCGGCGGCACCGCGACGATCAACGCGACCATCAACGCGCTGCTCAACGCCGCCAACTACGACGGCGTGCGCGGCAAGGCCAACATGCCGATCACCGCCACCAACGCCACCCCGACGTCGGCGACGGTGACCAACCTGGACGTTCCGACCCAGATCAACCCGTACGTGCCCGGCCCCCGGTCGTTCAACATCGTCCAGGACGCCGGCACCAGTGTTCCGACGCTGACGGCGGGCGTTCCCGGCTCGGGCGTGATCTCCCTCGGCACCACGATCAACGCTCCGCTGGACTTCCACAAGAAGGACGGCACCTGGACGGCGTGGAACTTCAACTGCACGGTGAAGAACACCAACCCGGCGCAGAACCGCGCGTTCAGCCCGGCGATCCCGATCACCTGA
- a CDS encoding DUF6801 domain-containing protein, whose translation MTQQVRRILGRAPVIAGVILLAGVNGALTGSAATDPAAKPIPPLQGAEPAHKSLANTCVFPDPVGERPVTVDTKATLPKVVDTGKPIHVKDFSLTFAIPAGALGDVTEIEGAATVELTATREDKKTPVPVTLTIPATKVPTTGDLILVATGKVPDIVMKVEGELQLTTGAPSLALTVPATGTPLKPITCVQGPGQDPALGTVALLPLKPLEQRTGKPGEQKPRGEVRTADDPPDPNIIVIPLLPFELINTATISKVGAVARLKPGFMFNAIWKVYLDRTTSEISGTALQPPSKLNLLGFGFLPITGTMELLPTDYRTGNTLIDAAGTVIAEPDGSSTATVKVQGYGKLSNITVNGVDLGVGDNCVTAEPFELNLRGTKYDTAYGGVLRTDPDSPDPLYRGFTLPRFAGCGVKENLDSLLSGMSSGPGNQVCFGVNQVGLPRTPERECPNATPPSGR comes from the coding sequence ATGACGCAGCAGGTTCGCCGGATACTCGGGAGGGCTCCCGTGATCGCGGGCGTGATCCTGCTGGCCGGCGTGAACGGCGCGCTGACCGGCTCGGCGGCGACCGATCCGGCGGCCAAGCCGATACCGCCGCTCCAGGGCGCCGAGCCGGCGCACAAAAGCCTGGCGAACACCTGCGTCTTCCCTGATCCGGTCGGCGAACGACCGGTCACAGTGGACACCAAGGCCACTCTGCCGAAGGTCGTCGATACCGGAAAACCCATCCACGTCAAGGACTTCTCCCTCACCTTCGCGATACCCGCCGGCGCGCTCGGGGACGTGACCGAGATCGAGGGTGCCGCCACCGTCGAACTCACGGCGACCCGCGAGGACAAGAAGACCCCGGTCCCGGTCACTCTCACCATTCCGGCGACCAAGGTGCCCACCACCGGCGACCTGATCCTGGTCGCGACCGGCAAGGTCCCCGACATCGTGATGAAGGTCGAGGGCGAGCTCCAGCTGACCACCGGCGCACCGTCCCTCGCGCTCACCGTCCCGGCCACCGGAACCCCGCTCAAGCCGATCACCTGCGTCCAAGGTCCCGGCCAGGATCCGGCACTCGGCACTGTCGCGCTGCTGCCGTTGAAGCCGCTCGAGCAGAGGACCGGGAAGCCCGGCGAACAGAAGCCGCGGGGTGAGGTCCGCACCGCGGACGACCCGCCGGACCCGAACATCATCGTCATCCCGCTGCTGCCGTTCGAGCTGATCAACACGGCCACGATCAGCAAGGTCGGCGCGGTCGCCAGGCTGAAGCCCGGGTTCATGTTCAACGCGATCTGGAAGGTCTATCTCGACCGGACGACGAGTGAGATCAGCGGCACGGCACTCCAGCCGCCGAGCAAGCTGAACCTTCTCGGCTTCGGCTTCCTGCCGATCACCGGGACGATGGAGCTACTCCCGACCGACTATCGCACCGGCAACACCCTCATCGACGCCGCCGGGACCGTGATCGCCGAACCCGACGGCAGCTCGACCGCGACCGTCAAGGTCCAGGGCTACGGCAAGCTGAGCAACATCACCGTCAACGGCGTCGACCTCGGTGTCGGTGACAACTGTGTGACGGCCGAACCGTTCGAACTGAACTTGCGGGGAACCAAGTACGACACGGCATACGGCGGTGTCCTGCGGACCGACCCCGACTCGCCCGACCCGCTGTACCGGGGCTTCACGCTGCCCAGGTTCGCCGGCTGCGGTGTCAAGGAGAACCTCGACTCGCTGCTAAGCGGGATGTCCTCGGGCCCAGGTAACCAGGTTTGCTTCGGTGTCAACCAGGTCGGCCTGCCCCGGACGCCGGAACGGGAGTGTCCCAACGCGACACCGCCCTCCGGGCGCTGA
- a CDS encoding CdaR family transcriptional regulator codes for MSVERGIEHAAQPPAALPRKLADILRPELGSLANEIVDEIRATIPAYARPLDGPYGKSIRAGVEYAITLFVAQIADPSVSKEQSHEVHHRLGQNEMREGRSLDTLQSAYRVGARVSWRRIMRVGRRSGLSSAVMSQLADAMLAFMDELASVALDGYLEAKARTAGALDTWRRKLLHLVLETPPAPSKAIAELAQLTGWTVPERATPVVLHPIGDTVRPRRHNAVDSDVLAELDCAEPRLLVPGELSIARLATLQAALPEYRLSIGPCRPLDSVADSLRWAREALHLSERGIIQARRVIRAEDHLATLLVNADAALTCQLRDRLFAPLAEMTGKQRERLLETLRAWLDSQGNVVDIAERLQVHPQTVRYRMRQLQATFGEHLRDPGARFEMELALRAGGAPAGYALPEVLPSPRKSPQWTPS; via the coding sequence ATGTCGGTGGAGCGCGGAATCGAACACGCTGCGCAGCCTCCCGCGGCACTTCCCCGCAAACTCGCCGACATTTTGCGACCGGAGCTCGGCAGTCTCGCCAACGAGATCGTCGACGAGATCCGGGCGACCATCCCCGCGTACGCGCGCCCGCTCGACGGGCCCTACGGCAAGTCGATCCGCGCGGGCGTCGAATACGCGATCACGTTGTTCGTCGCGCAGATCGCGGATCCCTCCGTCTCCAAGGAACAGTCGCACGAGGTCCACCATCGGCTGGGGCAGAACGAGATGCGGGAGGGCCGCAGCCTCGACACCCTCCAGTCGGCCTACCGGGTCGGTGCCCGGGTCTCCTGGCGGCGCATCATGCGCGTCGGCCGCCGCAGCGGGCTCTCGTCCGCGGTGATGTCGCAACTGGCCGACGCGATGCTCGCGTTCATGGACGAACTCGCGTCCGTCGCGCTGGACGGTTACCTCGAAGCGAAGGCGCGCACCGCCGGCGCGCTGGACACGTGGCGCCGCAAACTGCTGCACCTCGTGCTGGAGACCCCGCCCGCGCCGTCGAAGGCGATCGCGGAACTCGCGCAGCTGACCGGCTGGACGGTCCCCGAACGCGCCACCCCGGTGGTGCTGCACCCGATCGGCGACACCGTCAGACCCCGGCGGCACAACGCGGTGGATTCGGACGTTCTCGCCGAACTCGACTGCGCTGAGCCGCGTCTTCTCGTCCCGGGCGAGCTCTCGATCGCCCGCCTGGCCACTCTGCAGGCCGCGCTGCCGGAGTACCGGCTGTCGATCGGCCCGTGCCGCCCGCTGGATTCCGTCGCCGATTCCCTCCGCTGGGCACGCGAGGCCCTGCACCTGTCCGAGCGAGGCATCATCCAGGCCCGCCGCGTGATCCGCGCCGAAGACCATCTCGCCACCCTGCTCGTGAACGCCGACGCCGCGCTGACCTGCCAGCTGCGCGATCGCCTGTTCGCCCCGCTCGCCGAGATGACCGGGAAACAGCGGGAACGGCTGCTCGAAACCCTCCGCGCGTGGCTCGACAGCCAGGGCAACGTCGTCGACATCGCCGAGCGGCTCCAGGTGCATCCGCAGACCGTCCGGTACCGCATGCGGCAGCTGCAGGCGACCTTCGGTGAGCACCTGCGTGATCCGGGGGCGCGGTTCGAGATGGAGCTCGCGCTGCGGGCCGGTGGCGCGCCCGCCGGTTACGCGCTGCCGGAGGTGCTGCCGTCGCCGCGCAAGAGTCCACAGTGGACGCCGAGCTGA
- a CDS encoding arginase family protein, with the protein MLINAVPQFQGALTERAPELPEGCVALAELAGHVLGVPVHHIRQTRETSPVVDGIANRAVLTGANRAAQLAALEAPGGPVLTIGGDCGVELIPIGVARYRFGPGLGVAWFDAHSDLNTAETSPSGAFHGMVLRSLLGEGDPEFAANPPVEPGRVVLAGTRAFDDAERAVVDRGLVVETPDIAAGLAGADKVYVHLDLDVLDPAEFDGLNYPEPGGLTIERLVAMLRGLSGFEVVGAGITECAGTEVRVLAPVLEVLGELLTGK; encoded by the coding sequence GTGCTGATCAACGCCGTACCCCAGTTCCAAGGCGCACTGACCGAGCGCGCGCCGGAGTTGCCCGAAGGCTGCGTCGCGCTCGCCGAGCTCGCGGGCCACGTGCTGGGCGTGCCGGTGCACCACATCCGGCAGACGCGCGAGACCTCACCCGTGGTCGACGGCATCGCCAACCGCGCGGTGCTCACGGGCGCGAACCGGGCCGCGCAGCTCGCCGCGCTGGAGGCGCCCGGCGGGCCGGTGCTCACCATCGGCGGGGACTGCGGCGTCGAGCTGATCCCGATCGGGGTCGCGCGCTACCGCTTCGGGCCGGGGCTCGGCGTCGCCTGGTTCGACGCGCATTCCGACCTCAACACCGCGGAGACGTCGCCGTCGGGTGCGTTCCACGGCATGGTGCTGCGGTCGCTGCTCGGCGAGGGCGACCCGGAGTTCGCCGCGAATCCGCCGGTCGAGCCGGGGCGCGTCGTTCTCGCCGGGACGAGGGCCTTCGATGACGCCGAGCGTGCCGTGGTCGATCGCGGGCTCGTCGTCGAGACGCCCGACATCGCCGCCGGGCTGGCCGGTGCGGACAAGGTCTACGTCCATCTCGATCTCGACGTGCTCGACCCGGCGGAGTTCGACGGGCTGAACTATCCGGAGCCCGGTGGCTTGACGATCGAACGTCTGGTGGCGATGCTTCGCGGGCTGAGCGGTTTCGAGGTCGTCGGCGCCGGGATCACCGAATGCGCCGGCACCGAGGTCCGCGTGCTGGCCCCCGTGCTCGAAGTACTCGGTGAATTGCTCACCGGAAAGTAG